In Phormidium yuhuli AB48, one genomic interval encodes:
- the petH gene encoding ferredoxin--NADP reductase — MYNPNASGGNNTVAGNRLFVYEVEGLGQDGNGQDAPIRRSGTQTMTVPYNRMNEEMQRITRLGGKIVNIRPLTGEDWNNQAASANGSQAQESKPAEASKSMTQAKPETKGEAKGKTSAKASEKKKVPVNIYRPKNPFVGKCLSNEGLVREGGSGRVQHLKFDISAGDLEYLEGQSIGIIPPGEDDKGKPHKLRLYSIASTRHGDDGDDKTVSLCVRELEYQHPETGETVYGVCSKFLCDLKEGDDVSITGPVGKEMLLPDDEHANVIMMATGTGIAPFRAFLQRMFEEKHEDYKFKGKAWLIFGIPYTANILYKDDLEKMQAEYPDQFELTYAISREQTNADGGKMYLQHRIQENADRVWELVQQPNTHTYICGLKGMEGGIDEGMSSAASKQGVDWSDYQKQLKKAHRWHVETY; from the coding sequence ATGTACAATCCAAACGCCTCGGGCGGGAATAACACCGTTGCTGGAAATCGCCTCTTTGTCTATGAAGTCGAAGGCTTAGGACAAGATGGCAATGGCCAAGATGCCCCGATTCGCCGCAGTGGGACTCAGACGATGACTGTCCCCTACAACCGCATGAACGAGGAGATGCAGCGCATCACTCGTCTCGGGGGCAAAATCGTCAACATCCGCCCGCTCACCGGTGAAGACTGGAATAACCAAGCTGCCTCTGCCAATGGGTCTCAAGCCCAGGAGTCCAAACCCGCAGAAGCGAGCAAATCTATGACTCAAGCCAAACCGGAAACCAAGGGAGAAGCCAAAGGGAAAACCTCGGCTAAAGCCTCCGAAAAAAAGAAAGTTCCCGTCAACATCTACCGCCCGAAAAACCCATTCGTCGGAAAGTGTCTAAGCAACGAGGGACTGGTCCGCGAAGGGGGTTCGGGACGAGTACAACATCTTAAATTTGACATCTCCGCTGGAGACCTCGAATACCTTGAAGGTCAAAGCATCGGCATCATCCCTCCTGGAGAAGACGACAAGGGCAAACCCCACAAGTTGCGTCTGTATTCTATCGCCTCGACTCGTCACGGCGATGATGGCGATGACAAGACCGTGTCTCTATGTGTTCGGGAGTTGGAGTATCAGCATCCCGAAACCGGGGAAACCGTCTATGGGGTCTGTTCTAAGTTCCTCTGTGACTTGAAAGAAGGGGATGATGTCAGTATCACTGGCCCCGTGGGTAAAGAGATGCTGCTGCCCGATGATGAACATGCCAACGTCATCATGATGGCCACCGGAACCGGGATTGCTCCCTTCCGGGCCTTCTTACAACGGATGTTTGAGGAGAAACACGAGGATTACAAGTTCAAAGGCAAAGCTTGGCTGATCTTCGGCATCCCCTACACGGCCAACATCCTCTATAAAGATGATCTGGAGAAAATGCAGGCTGAGTATCCCGATCAGTTTGAGTTAACCTACGCCATCAGCCGGGAGCAGACGAATGCTGACGGCGGCAAAATGTATCTACAGCATCGGATTCAGGAGAATGCCGATCGCGTCTGGGAACTGGTCCAACAACCGAACACCCACACCTACATTTGTGGTTTGAAAGGGATGGAAGGCGGAATCGATGAGGGAATGTCCTCGGCGGCGTCCAAACAGGGGGTTGATTGGTCAGATTACCAGAAACAACTCAAGAAAGCTCACCGCTGGCACGTTGAAACCTACTAG
- a CDS encoding NnrU family protein, giving the protein MDVSLSWWTSSHWVMLGLLLGFAIAHSGLAALRPWGEAKIGARLYRVLFALVSLPSAVVLITYFFVHRYDGAQLWMVQGVEGVKPLVWGLSFVSFLFLYPATFNLVEVAAIAKPQVHLYETGIIRISRHPQMVGQVIWCIAHTLWIGTSFALVTSLGLIGHHLFAVWHGDRRLASRYGESFETLRSRTSVIPFLAIAQGEQRLVWREFLRPAYLGVVVFVLGFWWAHPWLMRVTGNIPW; this is encoded by the coding sequence ATGGATGTGAGTTTGAGTTGGTGGACAAGCAGTCATTGGGTCATGTTAGGGCTGTTGTTGGGGTTTGCCATTGCCCATAGTGGTTTGGCGGCCCTGCGTCCCTGGGGGGAGGCTAAAATCGGTGCCCGTCTCTACCGGGTTCTATTTGCGCTGGTGAGTTTGCCCTCGGCGGTGGTTCTGATTACCTACTTTTTTGTCCACCGCTATGATGGGGCCCAACTTTGGATGGTTCAAGGGGTTGAAGGCGTTAAACCTCTCGTCTGGGGGCTATCCTTTGTCTCGTTTTTGTTTTTGTACCCGGCTACCTTTAACTTGGTGGAAGTGGCGGCGATCGCCAAACCCCAAGTTCATCTCTACGAAACGGGGATCATTCGCATCAGTCGTCACCCCCAGATGGTGGGTCAAGTGATTTGGTGTATTGCCCATACCCTCTGGATTGGCACCAGTTTTGCCCTGGTCACGTCCTTGGGGTTGATTGGCCATCATCTGTTCGCGGTTTGGCATGGCGATCGCCGTCTGGCCTCTCGCTATGGAGAATCTTTTGAAACCTTGAGATCCCGCACCTCCGTGATCCCCTTTTTGGCCATTGCCCAGGGGGAGCAACGCCTCGTCTGGCGGGAGTTTCTTCGCCCAGCTTACCTTGGGGTAGTGGTCTTCGTTTTAGGATTTTGGTGGGCCCATCCTTGGCTAATGCGTGTCACAGGGAACATACCCTGGTAG
- a CDS encoding methionine gamma-lyase family protein, with amino-acid sequence MNLKINLTKLRRSLDDRFTAIDNRVQDNLRRVLKAYQNHRVGVRHFASVSGYGHDDLGRDTFDQVFAEVMGAQAALVRVQMVSGTHAIACALYGVLRPGDEMLAVAGSPYDTLEEVIGVRGSGQGSLAELGVKYRVLPLTDDGTIDWNGLATAVKPHTRLVLIQRSCGYAWRNSLSLDDIGKIVELVKGQNPQTVCFVDNCYGEFVETREPIAVGADLMAGSLIKNPGGTLVTAGGYVAGRADLVEQAACRLTAPGIGGAGGATFEQNRLLYQGFYLAPQMVGEALKGTYLLSQAFHELGYSVNPLPHEPRRDIIQAIALGHPEKLIAFCRAIQRHSPIDAYLDPVPAQMPGYETPLVMAGGTFIDGSTSEFSADGPLREPYVVFCQGGTHWTQVAIALEAAIEAIENL; translated from the coding sequence ATGAATCTTAAGATTAACTTAACAAAGCTACGGCGATCGCTCGACGATCGCTTTACCGCCATCGATAATAGAGTCCAGGACAATCTGCGACGGGTCTTGAAAGCTTACCAAAATCATCGGGTGGGTGTGCGACACTTTGCTAGTGTATCGGGATACGGCCACGATGACCTGGGGCGGGATACCTTTGACCAGGTCTTTGCTGAGGTCATGGGAGCGCAAGCGGCTCTAGTGAGAGTGCAGATGGTCTCCGGAACTCATGCCATCGCTTGTGCCTTGTATGGTGTGTTGCGACCTGGAGACGAGATGCTAGCGGTGGCGGGCTCCCCCTACGACACACTTGAGGAAGTGATTGGGGTGCGAGGTTCTGGTCAAGGATCTCTGGCGGAGTTGGGAGTTAAGTATCGGGTTTTACCTCTGACTGATGATGGAACCATAGACTGGAACGGATTGGCGACGGCGGTGAAGCCGCACACTCGTTTGGTGTTAATTCAACGCTCTTGTGGCTATGCCTGGCGTAACAGTCTGTCTCTTGATGATATCGGAAAAATCGTTGAGCTTGTTAAAGGTCAGAACCCCCAAACAGTTTGTTTTGTGGATAACTGCTATGGCGAGTTTGTCGAAACCCGTGAACCCATAGCTGTCGGCGCTGACTTGATGGCCGGATCCCTGATTAAAAATCCTGGCGGAACTCTAGTGACAGCGGGAGGTTATGTGGCCGGACGGGCCGATTTGGTGGAACAGGCGGCCTGTCGTCTGACGGCCCCGGGAATTGGCGGTGCCGGGGGGGCCACCTTTGAGCAGAACCGTCTCCTCTATCAAGGATTCTATCTGGCTCCCCAGATGGTGGGGGAGGCCCTTAAGGGAACCTATTTACTGTCACAAGCCTTTCATGAGTTGGGATATTCTGTGAATCCCTTACCCCATGAGCCTCGCCGCGATATTATCCAGGCGATCGCCCTAGGACATCCTGAAAAACTCATCGCCTTCTGTCGCGCCATTCAGCGCCATTCCCCCATTGATGCTTATCTTGACCCGGTTCCGGCCCAGATGCCCGGCTATGAGACTCCCCTAGTGATGGCTGGGGGAACTTTTATTGATGGCAGCACTTCAGAGTTTTCCGCTGATGGTCCCTTACGTGAGCCTTACGTAGTTTTCTGTCAGGGGGGCACCCATTGGACTCAGGTGGCGATCGCCCTAGAAGCGGCCATCGAGGCGATCGAAAACCTTTAA
- the ndhD1 gene encoding photosynthetic/respiratory NAD(P)H-quinone oxidoreductase subunit D1 translates to MDFPWLTTIILFPIVAALFIPLIPDKDGKTVRWYALIVGLIDFCAIVYTFYRYYDLTEPGMQLVETYAWIPQLNLNWSVGVDGLAMPLVILTGFITTLAILAAWPVTLKPKLFYFLMLAMYGGQIAVFAVQDILLFFLVWELELIPVYIILAIWGGKKRQYAATKFILYTAGGSLFILAAALTMAFHGDTVTFDMQALAAKDYGVALEVWLYAAFLIAYGVKLPIFPLHTWLPDAHGEATAPAHMLLAGILLKMGGYALIRMNAGMLPDAHAVFAPALVILGVVNIIYAALTSFAQRNLKRKIAYSSISHMGFVLIGIASYTDLGMSGAVLQMVSHGLIGASLFFLVGCTYDRTHTLMLDEMGGVGQKMKKVFAMWTVCALASLALPGMSGFVAELMVFVGFATSDAYSLTFRVVVVCLAAVGVILTPIYLLSMLRELLYGPENKELVEHEVLVDAEPREVFVIGSLLIPIIGIGLYPKLLTQVYDATTVQLTARLRESVPSLIRRDQVAAQPTAMAVQSAPSLKD, encoded by the coding sequence ATGGATTTTCCTTGGCTCACAACAATTATCCTGTTTCCCATCGTTGCCGCTTTGTTCATCCCCCTGATTCCGGACAAAGACGGAAAAACGGTGCGTTGGTATGCTCTCATCGTTGGACTGATTGACTTCTGTGCGATCGTCTATACCTTTTATCGCTACTACGACCTCACGGAACCGGGAATGCAACTGGTGGAAACCTATGCCTGGATTCCCCAGCTTAATCTCAATTGGTCGGTTGGGGTGGATGGCCTGGCCATGCCCCTGGTTATCCTGACTGGGTTCATCACCACCTTAGCGATTCTGGCGGCTTGGCCCGTCACCCTGAAGCCAAAACTGTTTTATTTCCTGATGCTGGCTATGTATGGCGGTCAGATTGCCGTCTTTGCGGTTCAGGATATTCTGCTGTTCTTCTTGGTTTGGGAACTGGAGTTAATCCCGGTTTATATCATCCTGGCTATCTGGGGTGGGAAAAAACGCCAATACGCGGCGACGAAGTTTATCCTCTACACCGCTGGCGGTTCTCTGTTTATCTTGGCGGCGGCCCTCACCATGGCCTTCCATGGGGATACGGTCACCTTTGATATGCAGGCCCTAGCGGCGAAAGACTATGGCGTGGCTCTGGAAGTGTGGCTCTATGCGGCGTTCCTGATTGCTTATGGGGTGAAGTTGCCCATTTTCCCCCTACATACTTGGCTTCCCGATGCTCATGGTGAAGCGACAGCCCCAGCTCACATGTTGCTGGCAGGGATTCTCCTGAAAATGGGGGGATATGCCCTAATTCGCATGAATGCTGGGATGTTACCCGATGCTCACGCCGTGTTTGCGCCGGCCTTGGTGATTCTGGGGGTGGTGAACATTATCTATGCCGCTTTAACCTCTTTTGCCCAACGCAACCTCAAGCGTAAGATTGCCTACTCGTCTATTTCTCACATGGGGTTTGTCCTGATTGGCATTGCCTCCTATACGGATTTAGGCATGAGTGGGGCAGTCTTGCAGATGGTCTCCCACGGACTCATCGGTGCAAGTTTGTTCTTCCTAGTCGGCTGTACCTATGACCGCACCCATACCCTGATGCTTGATGAGATGGGGGGGGTAGGCCAGAAGATGAAAAAAGTCTTCGCCATGTGGACGGTCTGTGCCCTGGCCTCTCTGGCTCTACCGGGGATGAGTGGCTTTGTGGCCGAGTTGATGGTCTTTGTCGGCTTTGCCACCAGTGATGCTTATAGTCTCACCTTCCGAGTGGTGGTTGTGTGTTTGGCGGCGGTTGGGGTGATTTTGACCCCGATTTATCTGCTGTCGATGCTACGGGAACTGCTGTATGGCCCTGAGAATAAAGAGCTGGTCGAACATGAGGTGTTGGTGGATGCTGAACCTCGCGAGGTCTTTGTGATTGGTTCTTTGCTGATTCCGATTATTGGCATTGGCCTCTATCCGAAGCTGTTAACTCAGGTCTATGATGCAACGACCGTTCAACTCACGGCACGGTTACGGGAATCGGTTCCGTCTTTGATCCGTCGTGATCAGGTCGCAGCTCAACCTACAGCCATGGCTGTTCAATCAGCTCCTTCTTTGAAGGATTAG
- a CDS encoding thioredoxin family protein — MSLSVSEQRFKEEVLQSEIPVLVNFWAPWCGVCHLIHPQLTQFRREYGDLIKIVDVNADESLRLASTYRLATLPTLLLFDGDRIVERLEGFQGRESLRSQLLQMVEHYAGDRSMALPS, encoded by the coding sequence ATGTCGTTGTCCGTTAGCGAGCAGCGTTTCAAGGAAGAAGTTTTACAATCTGAGATTCCCGTCTTAGTAAACTTCTGGGCACCTTGGTGCGGCGTGTGTCACCTCATTCACCCCCAGTTGACACAGTTTCGCCGTGAGTATGGTGATCTCATCAAAATTGTCGATGTCAACGCCGATGAGAGTTTACGCCTGGCCAGTACCTATCGTTTAGCGACCCTGCCCACCCTCCTGTTGTTTGACGGCGATCGCATCGTCGAGCGCCTTGAGGGCTTCCAAGGCCGTGAAAGTCTGCGATCCCAACTGCTACAGATGGTTGAACACTACGCTGGGGATCGCTCCATGGCCTTGCCCTCTTAA
- a CDS encoding photosystem II S4 domain protein: protein MLPRDELLKSVENREALAKILDRAEEALKTWEITQTDFLSPPELFEAQRLFETLTEVQIVAWGGYPQAERQRLAIARSDLPLDVEQVQVAALEVAGNFLFDTASHRDFLGSMLGTGLVREKTGDILVLGERGAQVLVVPELVEFLELNLTQVRSVPVKTRAIALDELRVQAPKTKQMTTVEASLRLDAIASAGFGMSRSKMAGLISGGDVRVNWKDITQPSYNVSSGDLIAIRGKGRLEVGEVSITKKQRYRVALTRFR from the coding sequence ATGCTGCCTAGAGATGAACTTCTCAAATCTGTTGAGAACCGCGAGGCCCTGGCTAAAATCCTTGACCGAGCTGAGGAAGCGCTGAAAACCTGGGAAATCACTCAAACGGATTTTTTGTCTCCCCCGGAGTTATTCGAGGCTCAGAGACTGTTTGAGACGCTAACGGAAGTTCAAATTGTTGCCTGGGGGGGCTATCCTCAGGCGGAACGGCAACGGTTGGCGATCGCCCGCTCGGATTTGCCCCTGGATGTCGAGCAGGTGCAGGTGGCGGCTCTGGAAGTGGCGGGGAATTTTCTCTTTGATACCGCCAGCCACCGTGACTTTTTGGGGTCGATGTTGGGAACGGGACTGGTGCGGGAGAAAACTGGGGATATCCTGGTTTTGGGAGAACGGGGGGCCCAGGTGCTAGTTGTGCCGGAGTTGGTGGAGTTTTTGGAGTTGAACCTGACTCAGGTGCGATCGGTTCCTGTGAAAACTCGGGCCATTGCCTTAGACGAATTACGAGTGCAAGCTCCCAAAACCAAGCAAATGACCACCGTGGAAGCCTCGTTACGGTTAGATGCGATCGCCTCGGCCGGTTTTGGGATGTCTCGCAGCAAAATGGCGGGTTTGATTAGTGGTGGGGATGTCCGGGTGAACTGGAAGGACATCACCCAACCGAGTTATAACGTCAGTTCCGGTGATTTAATTGCCATTCGGGGCAAAGGACGTTTAGAAGTGGGAGAGGTCTCCATCACCAAGAAACAACGCTATCGGGTCGCGTTAACCCGTTTTCGTTAA
- a CDS encoding NAD(P)H-quinone oxidoreductase subunit 5: protein MEPLYQYAWLIPVLPLIGAALVGSGLISYNQATNRLRQGNAVVIISLLGAAMVMSLSLLWSQLQGHAPVTQTLEWAAAGDFHLSMGVIIDPLTSVMLVIVTTVALLVMIYTDGYMAHDPGYVRFYAYLSLFSSSMLGLVISPNLVQIYIFWELVGMCSYLLIGFWYDRQAAADACQKAFITNRVGDFGLLLGILALYWATGSFEFAEIGENLETLIDTGALSSGMGVLFAVLVFLGPVAKSAQFPLHVWLPDAMEGPTPISALIHAATMVAAGVFLIARMFPVFEAVPAVLDIIAWTGAFTAFLGASIAITQNDIKKGLAYSTISQLGYMVMAMGVGAYSAGLFHLMTHAYFKAMLFLGSGSVIHGMEGVVGHNPDLAQDMRLMGGLRKYMPFTASTFLVGTLAICGIPPFAGFWSKDEILGAAFSANPALWVIGWLTAGITAFYMFRMYFSTFEGEFRGNDEEIRKQLSPEAHDDHGHDHSHSPHESPWTMTLPLVVLAIPSALIGLVGMPFANRFERFIHAPGEVVPTLAEMAEEFELSEFVVMAGSSVGIALLGITLASLMYLRQNIDPGAIAKTLQPLYQFSLNKWYFDELYDKVFVKGSRRLARQVMEVDYRIVDGAVNLTGLATLLSGEGLKYFETGRAQFYALTIFAAVLATVIFFGAT, encoded by the coding sequence ATGGAACCCCTATATCAGTACGCCTGGCTTATTCCAGTGCTGCCCCTCATCGGTGCAGCCTTGGTTGGCTCAGGCCTAATTTCCTATAACCAAGCCACCAACCGGCTACGACAGGGCAACGCCGTTGTCATCATCTCCCTACTCGGCGCGGCCATGGTCATGTCCTTGAGTCTCCTCTGGAGTCAACTCCAAGGTCATGCCCCAGTCACCCAAACTTTAGAATGGGCAGCCGCTGGGGATTTCCACCTCAGTATGGGGGTTATCATTGACCCCCTAACCAGCGTCATGTTGGTCATCGTTACCACTGTGGCCCTATTGGTGATGATCTACACCGATGGCTACATGGCCCATGACCCCGGTTATGTCCGCTTTTATGCCTATCTCAGCCTCTTCAGTTCCTCCATGTTGGGCCTGGTCATCAGTCCCAACCTCGTCCAGATTTATATCTTCTGGGAATTGGTGGGGATGTGTTCCTACCTGCTAATTGGCTTCTGGTACGATCGCCAAGCGGCCGCCGATGCTTGCCAAAAAGCCTTCATCACCAACCGCGTCGGTGACTTTGGCTTACTCCTGGGCATCCTGGCCCTCTATTGGGCCACCGGTAGCTTTGAGTTTGCTGAAATTGGCGAAAACCTAGAAACCCTCATCGACACAGGCGCTCTCAGTAGCGGGATGGGGGTTCTCTTCGCGGTGCTGGTCTTCCTCGGTCCCGTGGCCAAATCTGCCCAATTCCCCCTCCATGTCTGGCTTCCCGATGCCATGGAAGGACCGACCCCCATCTCGGCCCTCATCCATGCTGCCACCATGGTCGCCGCCGGGGTGTTCCTCATTGCCCGGATGTTCCCCGTCTTTGAGGCCGTTCCCGCCGTTCTCGATATCATCGCCTGGACAGGTGCCTTCACTGCCTTTCTCGGTGCCAGTATCGCCATCACGCAAAATGACATCAAAAAAGGCCTTGCCTATTCCACCATCTCCCAACTCGGTTACATGGTCATGGCCATGGGAGTGGGAGCTTACAGTGCGGGACTCTTCCACCTGATGACCCATGCCTACTTCAAAGCCATGCTCTTCCTTGGCTCTGGCTCCGTCATTCATGGCATGGAAGGAGTTGTCGGTCATAACCCCGATTTAGCTCAAGATATGCGGCTGATGGGGGGACTGCGTAAGTATATGCCCTTCACCGCTAGCACCTTCCTGGTGGGAACCCTGGCCATTTGCGGGATTCCTCCCTTCGCCGGTTTTTGGTCTAAAGATGAAATCCTCGGGGCCGCCTTCAGTGCTAATCCCGCCCTCTGGGTGATTGGTTGGCTCACTGCCGGGATTACGGCCTTCTATATGTTCCGGATGTACTTTAGTACCTTTGAAGGGGAGTTCCGGGGCAATGATGAGGAGATTCGTAAGCAACTTAGCCCAGAGGCTCATGATGACCATGGCCATGACCACAGCCATAGTCCCCATGAATCCCCCTGGACCATGACCTTACCCTTAGTGGTTCTCGCGATTCCCTCGGCCTTAATTGGTTTGGTGGGGATGCCCTTCGCCAATCGCTTTGAACGCTTCATCCATGCTCCCGGTGAGGTGGTGCCAACTCTCGCGGAAATGGCAGAAGAGTTTGAACTGAGCGAGTTTGTGGTCATGGCCGGGAGTTCCGTAGGGATTGCCCTGCTGGGGATTACCCTGGCCTCGCTGATGTACCTGCGGCAGAACATTGACCCCGGGGCGATCGCCAAAACCCTACAACCGCTCTATCAGTTCTCCCTCAACAAGTGGTATTTCGACGAACTCTATGACAAGGTGTTTGTCAAAGGCAGTCGTCGTCTGGCTCGTCAGGTGATGGAAGTGGACTATCGCATTGTCGATGGAGCCGTCAACCTCACAGGACTTGCTACCCTACTCAGTGGCGAAGGACTGAAATATTTTGAAACCGGTCGCGCTCAATTCTACGCTCTGACCATCTTCGCCGCCGTCTTAGCGACTGTTATCTTCTTCGGCGCGACCTAA
- a CDS encoding acyl-CoA desaturase gives MTVATPQKLSLNWFAVIWIATIHLLACLAFLPSTFTWAGVGVALFLHWVTGALGVTMGWHRLISHRSFEVPKWLEYFLMFCGTLSCQAGPVDWVGMHRIHHKYSDTPADPHDSNKGFWWSHVGWMFFEIPAKEEASKMVKDIGDDPVYKFCQNFFIPIQFVLGFILYFLGDYFVGNGISFVVWGVFVRMAVMFHCTWFVNSATHKFGYRTYESGDDSRNCWWVALVTYGEGWHNNHHAFQYSARHGLKWWEIDVTWMMISALKAVGLAKKVKMPPKNAKPISG, from the coding sequence ATGACAGTTGCGACACCCCAAAAACTTTCACTGAATTGGTTTGCGGTTATCTGGATCGCCACCATTCACTTGTTGGCGTGCTTAGCGTTTTTGCCAAGTACCTTTACCTGGGCCGGTGTTGGCGTTGCCCTGTTCTTACACTGGGTTACCGGAGCCTTGGGCGTCACGATGGGATGGCATCGCCTAATCAGTCACCGCAGTTTTGAAGTCCCTAAATGGTTGGAGTACTTCCTGATGTTCTGCGGCACTCTATCCTGTCAAGCGGGCCCTGTGGACTGGGTTGGTATGCACCGCATTCATCATAAATACTCTGATACCCCTGCTGACCCCCATGACTCCAATAAAGGATTTTGGTGGAGTCACGTTGGCTGGATGTTTTTTGAGATTCCGGCTAAAGAAGAAGCCTCTAAGATGGTCAAAGATATTGGAGACGATCCGGTCTACAAATTTTGCCAAAACTTCTTTATTCCCATTCAATTTGTCTTGGGATTTATTCTCTATTTCTTAGGGGATTATTTTGTCGGAAACGGAATCTCTTTTGTCGTCTGGGGCGTTTTTGTCCGCATGGCGGTTATGTTCCACTGCACCTGGTTTGTCAACAGTGCCACCCACAAATTTGGCTATCGCACCTATGAATCCGGTGACGATTCCCGTAACTGCTGGTGGGTGGCTCTGGTCACCTACGGTGAAGGCTGGCACAATAACCATCATGCTTTCCAATACTCGGCCCGTCATGGTCTCAAATGGTGGGAAATAGATGTCACTTGGATGATGATCAGTGCCTTAAAGGCTGTTGGCTTAGCCAAAAAAGTCAAAATGCCTCCCAAGAATGCCAAGCCAATCTCAGGTTGA
- a CDS encoding MFS transporter, translating into MSDLKLTRQRIIAFALPAIPISALGLPLVVYVPPFYSELGLSLSVVGNIFALARFWDLITDPVLGTLSDRWTTQIGRRRPWIILSVPLLMASAYALFLPEQPVSASYLLTWLILLYVGYTMLSISHMSWGAELSDDYHDRARVQGWREFSLIFGMLAVLAIPAVMQQTQNANSTTQVGAMGWFVVVTLPITIVVSVWKVPERPTPPQSTIGFVKSAKILARNRLLQRVLGANFLTGLAPGVTGSIYIFFISDVMALPDWSSAILLMYFLASLIGVPGWIWLSCRLGKHQTFMVAMVWMALVLPLLLLVPPGSLWLNILVNALYGVTMGASPFLLRSILADVTDWDNLESGSQRTGLYYSLLMMSNKFGYALAVGVTYPLLDWIGYSPDLQNTPETLMELKLLFIFAPILAILPAAALLWRFPLNVHAQQMLRQQLIERDVLGGGDR; encoded by the coding sequence ATGAGTGACTTAAAACTGACTCGTCAGCGTATTATTGCCTTTGCCCTGCCCGCTATTCCTATTTCGGCCCTGGGGTTACCATTGGTGGTCTATGTCCCTCCTTTTTACAGTGAACTGGGGTTGAGTCTATCGGTAGTGGGCAATATCTTCGCCTTGGCGCGATTCTGGGATCTGATCACTGACCCAGTTTTAGGGACCCTCAGCGATCGCTGGACAACCCAAATCGGACGGCGACGGCCCTGGATTATTCTTTCGGTTCCCCTGTTGATGGCTAGCGCCTATGCCCTTTTCCTCCCCGAACAACCGGTATCAGCCTCTTATCTGCTAACTTGGCTGATTTTGCTCTATGTGGGGTACACCATGTTGAGTATCTCCCATATGTCCTGGGGGGCAGAACTGTCAGATGATTATCACGATCGCGCCCGAGTTCAGGGCTGGCGGGAGTTCTCTCTAATTTTCGGAATGTTAGCTGTTTTGGCGATTCCAGCGGTCATGCAGCAAACGCAAAATGCGAACTCCACCACACAGGTGGGGGCCATGGGCTGGTTTGTGGTGGTGACGCTGCCGATTACTATCGTTGTCTCTGTCTGGAAAGTCCCCGAACGTCCCACTCCCCCTCAATCCACAATTGGTTTCGTCAAGTCGGCCAAAATTCTCGCCCGCAACCGCCTCTTACAACGAGTCTTAGGAGCCAATTTTTTAACGGGACTTGCCCCTGGGGTAACGGGGTCAATCTATATTTTTTTCATCAGTGATGTGATGGCCCTACCGGACTGGTCTAGTGCCATTCTGTTGATGTATTTTTTGGCGAGTCTGATTGGGGTCCCGGGTTGGATTTGGCTCAGTTGTCGCCTCGGGAAACACCAAACCTTTATGGTGGCTATGGTTTGGATGGCCCTTGTGTTACCTTTGCTGCTGTTGGTTCCCCCAGGTAGCTTGTGGCTCAATATCTTAGTCAATGCCCTTTATGGGGTCACCATGGGCGCCAGTCCCTTTCTCTTGCGCTCGATTTTAGCTGATGTGACAGATTGGGACAATCTTGAGTCCGGGAGTCAACGGACAGGACTGTATTATTCTCTACTGATGATGAGTAATAAGTTTGGCTATGCTCTGGCGGTGGGGGTGACCTATCCCCTCTTAGATTGGATTGGCTATAGTCCTGATTTACAGAACACTCCTGAAACGCTGATGGAGTTAAAACTATTGTTTATTTTTGCCCCAATCCTAGCCATCTTACCGGCGGCAGCCCTCCTCTGGCGTTTCCCCCTCAATGTTCATGCTCAACAGATGTTACGCCAGCAGTTGATTGAGCGGGATGTGTTGGGGGGAGGAGATAGGTAA